In Aerococcaceae bacterium zg-252, the genomic window ATACTATCGAAGCGGATTACTGTTTAGTAACAGTAGGACGTCGTCCAAATACTGATAACTGTGGTTTAGAAGTTGCAGGTGTAGTAGTTGGTGAACGCGGATTAATCAATGTTGACAAACAAGGTCGTACAAATAAAGATAATATCTTTGCAATTGGGGATGCTGTTCCAGGAGCTGCATTAGCGCATAAAGCAAGCTATGAAGCGAAAGTTGCTGCAGAAGCAATCAGTGGTAAACCAAGTACAATTGATTATGTTGCTATGCCAGCAGTATGTTTTACTGACCCTGAATTAGCCTCAGTTGGTTACACAGTTGAACAAGCTAAAGAAGCTGGTTTAGATGTTAAAGCGTCTAAATTCCCATTAGGTGGAAATGGTCGTGCATTATCATTAAATGCTACAAACGGCTTTGTACGTTTAGTAACTACAAAAGAAGATAATGTTATTGTTGGAGCACAAGTTGCTGGTGCGAACGCATCTGACTTAATCGCTGAATTAACATTAGCTGTTGAAGGTGGATTAAATGCTGAAGACATCGCCTTAACAATTCACTCTCATCCATCATTAGCTGAAACAGTAATGGATGCAGCTGAATTAGCATTAGGACACCCAATTCATATTTAATAATATAGTGTGACAATGAGCGTTTTGAAATGAATCACTGGAGCAGAGAACGCAGAAGTGCGTAAGCACTTCAAGAGCTATGCGAAGTGGACGTCACTTTAGCTCATGAAATCAAAATCAAAGTTGATAGGGGAAACTCTGTCAACTTTTTTTGTGGGAAAAGGTAGTTTTCAATAAAAGAAGTCATATTTGGTAGTAGCATTTATACGCTGAAATAGGCTATAATAAGAACATGTGAATTCTACAAAAGATATTTCTTAACATGAAGTGAGCATTTGAAAAGATTTAGTTTTGCTTACAAAAAAATTGAGAAAAGGAGACCATAGTATTGGCACAATTCTTTTTTAAATATGGCGCAATGAATAGTGGCAAATCACTTGAAATTATTAAAGTAGCGCACAACTATGAGGAACAAAATAAACCAGTTGAAATCTTTACGAGTGCATTGGATAATCGTACTTCTGTGGGAACGGTAGCAAGTCGAACTGGTTATCAGCGGCAAGCGATTCCGATTACTGATGATATGGATTTATTTGAAACTATTAAAGCGATGGGACGTCGTTACTGTATTTTAATTGATGAGGCACAGTTTTTAAAAAAAGCACAAATTTTACAGTTGGCACGTGTTGTAGATGAATTAAATATTCCTGTCATGGCTTTTGGTTTAAAAAATGATTTCACGAATGAGCTGTTTGAAGGTTCTAAATATTTATTATTATATGCAGATAAGATTGAAGAAATTAAAACAATTTGTTGGTTTTGTGATAAAAAGGCGAGTATGAATATGCGTATGGTGGACGGCAAACCGGTTTATGAAGGTGAACAAATCCAAATTGGTGGTAATGAGTCTTATTTACCAGTATGTCGTAGATGTTATCATAATCCGAATAGAATCGATAATCATTGAGAGGAGACTATCATGTTTGAACAATTAGATACATTAATCTTTCGTTTTGAAGAGGTACACGAATTATTAAGTGACCCTGCAGTCATTGCAGATACGAAACGTTTACGTGACTTAACGATTGAAGAGAGTGATTTAAGACCGAAAGTAGAGAAAATTCGCCGTTATAAGCAAGTGGAACAAGAAATTGTTGATACTGAAGAAATGCTTGGAGAAGGTTTAGATGCTGAAATGGCTGAAATGGCAAAACTTGAATTGTCTGAGTTGAAATCTGAAAAAGAATCTCTACAAGAAGCGATTCGTGTCATGATGTTGCCAGAAGACCCAAATGACGGCAAAAATATTATTATGGAAATTCGTGGTGCAGCAGGTGGTGATGAGGCACAGTTATTTGCTGGTGACTTATTAAATATGTATACTCGTTATGCCGATAGTCAAGGCTGGAAAGTGGAAGTCCTAGATGCGAACATAACAGGTATTGGTGGTTATAAAGAAGTATCGTTAATGATTACTGGTCATAAAGTGTATAGTAAGTTAAAATTTGAAAATGGTTCGCATCGTGTGCAACGTGTACCGGAAACTGAATCACAAGGTCGTGTTCATACTTCAACTGCAACGGTCGTAGTAATGCCTGAAGCAGAAGAAATTGAATTTGAATTAAATGACAATGATATTCGTGTGGATATTTACCATGCATCAGGTGCCGGTGGTCAGCACGTTAACAAGACAGCGTCTGCAGTTCGTTTAACGCATATTCCGACGAATACAGTGGTTGCAATGCAAGATGAGCGTTCGCAATTAAAAAACCGTGAAAAAGCGATGAAAGTATTGCGTGCTCGTGTTTATGATAAAATTCAATCCGAAGCACAAGCAGAATTTGATTCGGCACGTAAGTTAGCTGTGGGAACAGGGGACCGTTCAGAACGTATTCGTACCTATAATTTCCCTCAAAATCGTGTGACGGATCATCGTATTGGTTTAACAATTCAACAATTAGATGTTATTTTAAGTGGTAAATTAGATGAAATTATTGACGGTTTAGTCATGTTTGATCAAACACAAAAATTGGAGGAGCTCAATGCGCCTAAACTCTAAAATGTCACTGGCTGAAGCTTTTAAACAGGCTTCAGTTTTTTTACAAGAGCAAGGAATTGAGAATGCGTCAGTACGAGATTATTGGTGCCAAGTTTTTGACCTGCAGCTAACAGATGTTGTACTTCGTTTGCAACAGAAGATTACAGAGGAGGAAGCACAACGCTTTTGGCATGTATTAACACGTTTAGCACAACATGAACCAATTCAATATATTACACAAAAAGCTTATATAGGCGATGATGTGTTTAAGGTGACGTCAGATACATTAATTCCACGTGAAGATACTTATGGTTTGGTTGAAATGGGTAGCCAGTATTTGTCCTTGTACCCACAAGCTCAAGTGTTGGATATTGGTACTGGAACGGGGTATATTGCTATTTTATTAGCGAAAAATGCACCGGCAGCAACGGTGACGGCAGTGGATATATCAGCAGCAGCACTTGAAGTGGCAAAAGTAAATGCACAATTACATCAAGTAACGGTGGAATTTGTACAGAGCGATTTGTGTCAGCAATTGCCGAACGATAAGCGTTATGATTTAATTGTGTCTAATCCACCGTATATTGCTGAAGACGAGTTGAGTTTAATGGACGAATCGGTTAAACGTTTTGAACCAAAATTAGCCTTGTTTGCTGAAGATGAGGGGCTAGCGATTTATAAGCGATTGGCTGCAACATTGCCGAACTATTTATCAAGTAAGGGACAAATCTTGCTTGAGATTGGCTTTAGACAAGGCTTAATGGTACAAGAAATATTTCAAGTAGCATTTCCACAGGCAATGATTACCATTCATCAAGACTTGAATGGATTGGATCGTTATGTCAAAGTAAGTTTAAGAGAGAAAGAATGATGAAATGGAAACACAAGTATTTTTATCCGAACAAATCACTCAAGCAGCAGAGCAATTGCGTTTGGGACAAATTATCTCATTTCCAACAGAAACGGTCTTTGGTCTAGGGGCGATTGCAACAGATGAACAGGCTGTCAGTCAAGTCTTTGCAGTGAAAGGGCGACCGAAAGATAATCCTTTAATTGTCCATGTTTCGAGCATTGAACAGGTGCATTCCTATGTTGAATCTATTTCTCCGATAGCCCAACGATTAATGGATGCTTTTTGGCCTGGGCCGTTAACGATTGTTTTCCCACAGAAAAAAGGTGTATTAGCACCGAGCGTTACCCCTGGAAAAGATACAGTTGCGATTCGTATGCCAAATCAAGCCGAAACATTGCGTTTAATTGAGGCAACAGGCATTCCATTAGTAGGGCCGAGTGCTAATAAGTCTGGGAAACCAAGTCCAACGGCAGTGGAACATGTGTTACATGATTTTAATGGTGAGATTGCTGGTGTTTTAGCTCCAAAAGAAACTTTATTAGCAGTTGGCGTGGAGTCTACAGTAGTTATGCCACAAGGAGAGCATGTTTATATTTTAAGACCGGGTGCGATTACCTTGCCGATGATTGCAGCATTAGGCATTTCAGTCAGCGAAAAAAGTGCAACTGAACAATTAGCTGACCCAAAATTGATTTCGCCAGGAGTTAAGTATACACATTATAGTCCGGTGCAACCGGTTGAAGTATTGGTTACGGACGAAGTGACACATTTTATAGAGCATATTCAACATGAGCAGCGAACGATTGGGGTTTTAGCACAAGCCGAAATTTTGGAACAAATTCAAGAAATTCTGTCTGTTAAGGCTGTCTATTCTTATGGCAGACAAGGTGATTTACAAAGTGCTACGCAGCAATTATATGCAGGATTGCGTGCGTTAGAATCAACCGATTGTGAAGTGATTATCGCACAAGGATTTGCCGATACGCCGGATAGTCACGCTTTGATGAATCGATTATCAAAAGCAGCCGATAAACTTTATCAATATGAATAATTAATGAATATAGAGAACAAAGAATTGAATAGATATGGTGAGAGCAAGGTTGCTCTGACTTGAATCACTGGAGAAAACTGACAACGTGCGTGAAACGCACAAAGAACGTTTTTGATAAAATAAGTGGAGGTTTTAGAAGATGATAAAAGATACAGCGATTTTTAATTTAATTGAAAAAGAAACACAACGTCAGCAACAGGGGATTGAGTTAATTGCGTCAGAAAATTTTGTATCGCCACAAGTGTTACAGGCACAAGGAAGTATTTTAACGAATAAATATGCTGAGGGCTATCCAAATCGCCGTTATTATGGTGGGTGCGAGTGGATTGATGAAATTGAGCAACTGGCAATTGACCGAGCTAAAGAATTATTTGGTGCTGAATTTGCAAATGTGCAGCCACACTCTGGTTCATCAGCGAATATGGCAGTGTATCGTGCCTTTTTGACGCCAGGGGATAGAGTTTTAGGAATGGATTTATCGCAAGGAGGACATTTAACGCATGGTTCGCCAGTTAATTTTAGTGGACAATCGTATGAAATGTATAGCTATGGTGTAGATGAGCAAGGATATATTGATTATGACGAAGTAGAGCGGATTGCAGAAGAGTGCCAGCCGAAAATGATGATTGCGGGAGCGAGTGCGTATTCACGAATCATTGATTTCAAACGCATGAGTGAAATTGCAGCAAAAGTGGGAGCAGTATTTTTTGTAGATATGGCACATATCGCAGGATTAGTTGCTACTGGTTTGCACCCTAATCCAGTTCCTTATGCAGATGTTGTGACAACGACGACACATAAGACATTACGTGGTCCACGTGGTGGGTTGATTTTAGCTAAAAAAGAACATGCGAAAAAAATTAATAGTGCTGTCTTTCCTGGTATTCAAGGCGGCCCATTAGAACACGTGATTGCAGCTAAAGCAGTTGCTTTTGGTGAGGCATTAGAACCGGAATTTAAAGAGTATGCAGCACAAATCATTAAAAATACGCAAGCAATGGCGAGTGTTTTTGAAGCAAGTGAATTGCATGTTGTTTCAGGTGGAACGGATAATCATCTTTTCTTATTAGATGTTACACCATTAGGTATTACAGGTAAATGGGCACAAGAACGCTTAGACAAGGTAGGAATTACGGTCAATAAAAATTCAATTCCTAACGATACACAATCATTTGTGCAAACAAGTGGTATTCGAATTGGTGCAGCTGCGATTACGACTCGTGGAGCTAAGGAAGAAGATGCGATTCAAATTGCTGAATTTATTTTAGCAGCCCTTAAGGCACCGGAAGAAGAATTAACGGAATTGCATGAAAAAGTAATGGCTTTTGTGCAAGAATGGCCGATGTTTGCTTGGTAGAATAATTTGATTAAGGCGATAGCAATATCGTCTTTTTTTGTTGTGACTTTAGTCGGTCACGCACCGTAAGGTGAGTGACAAATAAACCACCCGCTATGCGGGTGCGCAACGACGGTTATACCAAAAAACTCCAAACGCGATACAATAGTGGTGTTCAAGCCAACTGTAAAGTGAAAGGAGAAAACGCATGGCACATAGTTTATCGCACACAAAGTGGATGTGTAAATACCACATTGTGTTTACCCCAAAGTATAGACGAAAAATCATCTATAATCAATGTCGCAGTAGTTTAGGAGAAATATTTCGACGATTATGTAGTTATAAAGGAGTCGAAATTATAGAAGGACATCTGATGCCGGACCATGTACATATGTTGGTCAGTATTCCACCAAGAATAAGCGTATCGAGTTTTATGGGATATTTAAAAGGTAAGAGTGCGTTAATGATGTTTGATAAACACGCAAATTTGAAATATAAATTTGGGAATCGACATTTTTGGGCAGAAGGATATTATGTGAGTACGGTGGGATTAAACGAAGCCACGATAAAGAAATATATTCAAGAGCAAGAGAAACATGATATAGCCTTGGATAAATTGAGTGTGAAGGAATATGAAAATCCCTTTAGGGATAGTGGTAAGTAATACAAACGCCTCTTTGAGAGGCGAGTGACGGGTCAAGAGCAATAAGGCTTGAACAAAGTGAAAGCCAGCGTCTTTAGGCGCTGGCTGGCTTTTTGGGCTTATAGCCCCTGTTCAAACCACCCGTTAGACGGGTGGTTATGATTGCAATAAAATATAGCCACATATGACAAATGTCATCTTTATAAAATGACATTGCTTACTAATACTGTCAGCCAATAGGTAGTATATTTTATCTATCAAAACAAAAGGTAGCTGAACCAGAATAGGAGTGAACAACATGATTGAAGTCAATAAATTATACAAAACAATCAGAGGGCAAGATATTTTAAAAGATATTTCCTTTACAATTAATAAAGGAGATTGTGTGGCTTTGATTGGGCCAAATGGGGCTGGAAAAACAACTCTGATGTCATGTATGATAGGCGATAAATTTATTTCAAAAGGACGATTAATGATTGAAGGTGTTGCAGCAATGGACTCAACATTAAAAACCAAAGTAGCGATTTTGCCACAAGAGAACGTAGCACCAGAAAACTTAACAGTAGCTGAATTGATAGCTTTTTTCCAAAAAATTCATCGCAATGCTCTATCAACAGAAGAAATTGATGCACTATTAGGTTTTTCAGCCGAACAAAAAAATCAACTCACTGAAAAATTATCGGGTGGGCAAAGACGCTTAATGTCATTTGTTTTAATACTAATTGGTAAGCCGAGTATTTTATTTTTAGATGAGCCAACAGCAGGTATGGACACTTCGATACGACAACGATTTTGGGAAATTATTAACCAATTAAAAACGATAGGAACGACTATTGTCTATTCTTCTCATTACATAGAAGAAGTGGAGCATACAGCAGATAGAATCTTAGTGCTACATAAAGGAGAACTGTTACGTGACACGACACCTTATAAAATGCGTTCTGAAGAACGAGAAAAACAGTTTAATATACCGATTGCCTATCAAGAAAGTATTCAAACACTCGATATGATTTATGATATAAAAATATCGCATGATATAGTAACATTTATGACAAAAGAACCACAAATAGTTTTTGACTATTTACAAAAAGCAGGGTGTCCGATTGATGATATGGAAATGTTAAACAAAACCTTGTTAAATACATTATTTGATAATACGAGTAAAGAGTAAGTTGTAGGAGGGGAAATTATGCGAGCCTTATTAAAAATGGAATTTATTTTAACAAAACGCAGTCTGTTTACGTTCATTATGGGAATTGGCATGCCAGTTTTATTTTTCTTATTATTTTCATCAATGTTTGATACAAGTTATGGTGATACGAGAATTTTGACACGCAATTATTTGATAACGATGACTGCATTTAGTATGAGTAGTTTTGCACTATTCAGTTTTCCAGCTTTGCTTGAAACTGATAAGAAGAATAATTGGCTGATTCAAATACAGCATTCTCCCATTTCGTTATCACAATATTATACTGTAAAAGTGATACGTGTATTTGTGTCATTTATCATTTCGATTATTATCAATTTTATCGTCGGATTTTTGATTCGAAATGTGACAATGAGTACATCACAGTGGCTTGTCAGTGCTTTATTATTGCTAGTTGGAAGTTCTGCTTACTTAGCAATTGGTTTATTATTAACACTGTTTAACAATACACAAACCATGTCCGTATTTGCTAATATTTTATATTTTGTTTTAGCGATTTTTGGTGGCTCTTGGATGCCATATGAAGTATTACCCAAATGGATGCAACAAGTAGCTCACTTTACGCCGAGTTATCATGCGAATCAATTAGTATTGGGTTATCTAAAAAACAATAAAGTAAATAGCTTAACTTTACTGATTGTCCTGGCTTATGCGATAATAGTAGGAGGAATAGCACTTATTTTGAGCAAAAAACAGGAGGTGAGATAATGTCGATTTTCAAAAAAATACACCCTATGTATTTTGGCTCACTTATTTATCTTATTTTTCCAATTTATTATGTTTTGTCAGGAGAGTATCCTTTGTGGACTTTACCGTTAACCATTCTGTTTGCGATTGCGTATTTATCGCTCACATTAGTCAAAAAAGAGTGGGTTAAAATAGTATTATTTCTCTATCTATGTGTGTATATCGTGCTATTAACCTTATATGGAAGTATCATGGCAACATTATTTATTTACTATGTTACAAATATATTGACATGGCATTTTCAAGAAGATACGATAACGAGCAAACGCTATATTATTTTTTATATTACTTATGCTATATTGCTTTATTTTATCTCTCAAGTAAACGACATTGAAACCATTGTCTTTCTGTCAATTTTACATGTGGTAGCCATTGGCATGATGTATGTGATGAGAAAAAATTTACAGGAGGAACGATTAAAGCGTGTTCTCCAAGAGAAAAATGAGTCGATTAATTTGCTATTAGCTGAAAATGAACGAAATCGTATTGGGCAAGATTTACACGATACATTGGGGCATGTATTTGCGATGTTAAGTATCAAAAGTGAATTGGCAGTAGCACTCATGGAAAATAAAGAGTATGACAAAGCTAGAAAAGAAATCGAAGAATTGAGAGCTGTCACGACTACATCTATGAAAGAAGTTAGGCAGATTGTTCAATCGTTGAAACGTCATACGGTGGCAGAAGAATTGCAGATTTTACATAATATGTTTACAATGGCACAAGTAACTTTAGCAGTGACAAATCGTGATTTAACCAGGTCATTATCAGAGTCAGTACAATCCGTTGTTACGATGATATTAAGGGAATGTGGCAATAACTTACTTAAACATAGTCAAGCAACACATTGTCATATTGGATTTGAGCAAAAAAACAACCAAATGATAATAACCGTAGAAGATAATGGAGTTGGATTTGAAACAGTAACAGGAGAAGAATTGCATTCGATTCGAGAACGCTTGACTACAATCAAAGGACATTTAGACATTACCATATTGAAAAATCCAACTCAAATTACAATGTGGATACCATTAAGTACGAATGATAGGGTCTGACCTACAAGTTAAACTGAACGAGTAAAGGAGAGTGTGGTATGAATATATTAGTTGCAGAAGACCAAGTGATGTTACTAGATGCGATGTGTCAACTACTATCCATGCAAGCGATTGTTCACCAAGTTCATCAAGTATCTAATGGTAAATTGGCAATAGAATGCTTAGAAAAAGAACAGATTGATGTCGCCATATTAGATATTGAAATGCCACACATGACAGGCTTAGATGTTTTAGAATGGATACGTCAACAACAGTTGAGTACGAAAGTGATTATTGTGACGACTTTTAAACGACCTGGGTATTTTCAAAGAGCTGTCAGTGCAGGTGTTGATGCCTTTGTATTAAAAGAACGGAGTATTTCAGAGTTAATGTCAACGATTCAAAATGTTTTGCAAGGACAAAAAGAGTATTCGCCGGAACTTATGGAAATGATATTCACGAAAGAAAATCCATTGACAGAACAAGAAAGGCTATTGTTAAAACAAGTAGCGTTAGGCTTATCGAATAAAGATATTGCACAAAAAATGTTTTTATCAAATGGAACTGTGCGAAATTATATGTCAACGATTTTATTAAAATTAGAGGCAACGAATCGTACTGAGGCAGTAAAAATCGCTGAAAAAAATGGTTGGATTTGAAAATTAGGTAGGCAGCAGCAGTGCTGTCTTTTTGTGTGTCAGCATTGTAAGATAATGTCTATTGCAAGTTTCTATACAGCTTGGGGTGATTTAAGGTATAATTCACTTTGAATACTTAAAAAGAATTTTTGAAAGAGGTATCGATATGAGAGAAGCAGTCATCGTATCGGCAGTGCGAACTGCCATAGGTTCATTTGGTGGTTCGTTAAGGGATGTTTCGGCTGTCGATTTAGGCGTAACCGTCGTGAAAG contains:
- a CDS encoding response regulator transcription factor, which codes for MNILVAEDQVMLLDAMCQLLSMQAIVHQVHQVSNGKLAIECLEKEQIDVAILDIEMPHMTGLDVLEWIRQQQLSTKVIIVTTFKRPGYFQRAVSAGVDAFVLKERSISELMSTIQNVLQGQKEYSPELMEMIFTKENPLTEQERLLLKQVALGLSNKDIAQKMFLSNGTVRNYMSTILLKLEATNRTEAVKIAEKNGWI
- the tnpA gene encoding IS200/IS605 family transposase is translated as MAHSLSHTKWMCKYHIVFTPKYRRKIIYNQCRSSLGEIFRRLCSYKGVEIIEGHLMPDHVHMLVSIPPRISVSSFMGYLKGKSALMMFDKHANLKYKFGNRHFWAEGYYVSTVGLNEATIKKYIQEQEKHDIALDKLSVKEYENPFRDSGK
- the prmC gene encoding peptide chain release factor N(5)-glutamine methyltransferase — protein: MRLNSKMSLAEAFKQASVFLQEQGIENASVRDYWCQVFDLQLTDVVLRLQQKITEEEAQRFWHVLTRLAQHEPIQYITQKAYIGDDVFKVTSDTLIPREDTYGLVEMGSQYLSLYPQAQVLDIGTGTGYIAILLAKNAPAATVTAVDISAAALEVAKVNAQLHQVTVEFVQSDLCQQLPNDKRYDLIVSNPPYIAEDELSLMDESVKRFEPKLALFAEDEGLAIYKRLAATLPNYLSSKGQILLEIGFRQGLMVQEIFQVAFPQAMITIHQDLNGLDRYVKVSLREKE
- a CDS encoding ABC transporter permease, with translation MRALLKMEFILTKRSLFTFIMGIGMPVLFFLLFSSMFDTSYGDTRILTRNYLITMTAFSMSSFALFSFPALLETDKKNNWLIQIQHSPISLSQYYTVKVIRVFVSFIISIIINFIVGFLIRNVTMSTSQWLVSALLLLVGSSAYLAIGLLLTLFNNTQTMSVFANILYFVLAIFGGSWMPYEVLPKWMQQVAHFTPSYHANQLVLGYLKNNKVNSLTLLIVLAYAIIVGGIALILSKKQEVR
- a CDS encoding threonylcarbamoyl-AMP synthase is translated as METQVFLSEQITQAAEQLRLGQIISFPTETVFGLGAIATDEQAVSQVFAVKGRPKDNPLIVHVSSIEQVHSYVESISPIAQRLMDAFWPGPLTIVFPQKKGVLAPSVTPGKDTVAIRMPNQAETLRLIEATGIPLVGPSANKSGKPSPTAVEHVLHDFNGEIAGVLAPKETLLAVGVESTVVMPQGEHVYILRPGAITLPMIAALGISVSEKSATEQLADPKLISPGVKYTHYSPVQPVEVLVTDEVTHFIEHIQHEQRTIGVLAQAEILEQIQEILSVKAVYSYGRQGDLQSATQQLYAGLRALESTDCEVIIAQGFADTPDSHALMNRLSKAADKLYQYE
- a CDS encoding sensor histidine kinase, which produces MSIFKKIHPMYFGSLIYLIFPIYYVLSGEYPLWTLPLTILFAIAYLSLTLVKKEWVKIVLFLYLCVYIVLLTLYGSIMATLFIYYVTNILTWHFQEDTITSKRYIIFYITYAILLYFISQVNDIETIVFLSILHVVAIGMMYVMRKNLQEERLKRVLQEKNESINLLLAENERNRIGQDLHDTLGHVFAMLSIKSELAVALMENKEYDKARKEIEELRAVTTTSMKEVRQIVQSLKRHTVAEELQILHNMFTMAQVTLAVTNRDLTRSLSESVQSVVTMILRECGNNLLKHSQATHCHIGFEQKNNQMIITVEDNGVGFETVTGEELHSIRERLTTIKGHLDITILKNPTQITMWIPLSTNDRV
- the prfA gene encoding peptide chain release factor 1, whose product is MFEQLDTLIFRFEEVHELLSDPAVIADTKRLRDLTIEESDLRPKVEKIRRYKQVEQEIVDTEEMLGEGLDAEMAEMAKLELSELKSEKESLQEAIRVMMLPEDPNDGKNIIMEIRGAAGGDEAQLFAGDLLNMYTRYADSQGWKVEVLDANITGIGGYKEVSLMITGHKVYSKLKFENGSHRVQRVPETESQGRVHTSTATVVVMPEAEEIEFELNDNDIRVDIYHASGAGGQHVNKTASAVRLTHIPTNTVVAMQDERSQLKNREKAMKVLRARVYDKIQSEAQAEFDSARKLAVGTGDRSERIRTYNFPQNRVTDHRIGLTIQQLDVILSGKLDEIIDGLVMFDQTQKLEELNAPKL
- a CDS encoding thymidine kinase translates to MAQFFFKYGAMNSGKSLEIIKVAHNYEEQNKPVEIFTSALDNRTSVGTVASRTGYQRQAIPITDDMDLFETIKAMGRRYCILIDEAQFLKKAQILQLARVVDELNIPVMAFGLKNDFTNELFEGSKYLLLYADKIEEIKTICWFCDKKASMNMRMVDGKPVYEGEQIQIGGNESYLPVCRRCYHNPNRIDNH
- a CDS encoding ABC transporter ATP-binding protein: MIEVNKLYKTIRGQDILKDISFTINKGDCVALIGPNGAGKTTLMSCMIGDKFISKGRLMIEGVAAMDSTLKTKVAILPQENVAPENLTVAELIAFFQKIHRNALSTEEIDALLGFSAEQKNQLTEKLSGGQRRLMSFVLILIGKPSILFLDEPTAGMDTSIRQRFWEIINQLKTIGTTIVYSSHYIEEVEHTADRILVLHKGELLRDTTPYKMRSEEREKQFNIPIAYQESIQTLDMIYDIKISHDIVTFMTKEPQIVFDYLQKAGCPIDDMEMLNKTLLNTLFDNTSKE
- a CDS encoding serine hydroxymethyltransferase — its product is MIKDTAIFNLIEKETQRQQQGIELIASENFVSPQVLQAQGSILTNKYAEGYPNRRYYGGCEWIDEIEQLAIDRAKELFGAEFANVQPHSGSSANMAVYRAFLTPGDRVLGMDLSQGGHLTHGSPVNFSGQSYEMYSYGVDEQGYIDYDEVERIAEECQPKMMIAGASAYSRIIDFKRMSEIAAKVGAVFFVDMAHIAGLVATGLHPNPVPYADVVTTTTHKTLRGPRGGLILAKKEHAKKINSAVFPGIQGGPLEHVIAAKAVAFGEALEPEFKEYAAQIIKNTQAMASVFEASELHVVSGGTDNHLFLLDVTPLGITGKWAQERLDKVGITVNKNSIPNDTQSFVQTSGIRIGAAAITTRGAKEEDAIQIAEFILAALKAPEEELTELHEKVMAFVQEWPMFAW